DNA sequence from the Treponema sp. OMZ 838 genome:
GCACTTGTCGGCATCCCCTGTGCTTTGCAGCACGCCTCGAGAAATGCAATTTCGTATGTTATATCATCATTGTAAGTATTCGGGTTACGCACATAAGTACGGATTTCACCGAATTTTTTCTTCAGCTGTGCCGTTGTATACCCTTCAAGCGCCGTTCCCAAGCCTCCGCCGCATAAACGGCCAAGCCACGCGGCCTTTGTTTTATCGTACAACACGGCATTCGGCAGTGTTTCCACGGTTGATTCGGGAAACTCGATTGCTTTTTCATATTCACTGAAGCTTTGATACAGCTTACTTTTCCAATAGTCACTTGAGGTATCGCTCGGGCACATAAAAAGGATATTAAATATGCGGGCAGTGATCCTTTGCAGCGCCTTCATATCATTCCGTTTTAGCGCATCAAGCCCTTCAGGAATCAACTCCTCTGCGGCACTCACATCGCACCCCAGCGCTTCTATGGACTGAACCGCGGCGATCACCACACTTTCAGGGGCATGAGAGCCGGGCACATGACTTGCCCAGTACACACGAAGCATATTGTCCACCTGCTTTTCAGCGGCATTCGACGCCTCCCATGTTTGCTCGTCTTCCGATAGCACCACCGGAACGGCATTTTTTGTTAAATCATAAATATATTCCCACGCTTTCATATCATCCTCGCATCGAATCCAACTTTATGAAAACATTTTTAGAAAACATTTTCATAACTTTACATACAGGATACACCCCAAAATTCCATCTGTCAAATGTTTTTTTTACAAAGTATCGAATTATCGGACAGTATTTTATTCGTGCGGAGGATTTAATACCCACCTTTTCTCGGCAACGCTCTGCGTCGGGGTTGTTGATTTACGGCGTTTCATAATTTAAAATCATTGGCGCCTGTTTTATCGCTGAGTTCATAAGAGTAGGTTTTGGACGAACATCTCTCAAAGCTCATCGAGTTTTGAGAGATGCCCAGCAATAATGAGGAAGGATAGACCGGCGCTGCAGAAACACGCATTCATTTCTACCGCGCCGCAGAAAAACTATTTATTCATAAATTTAAGCAGGTCGATAACGCGGTTGGAATATCCCCATTCGTTATCATACCATGATACTACTTTAAAGAAGCGCTTTTCGCCCGGGAGGTTATTCTGGAGCGTTGCCTTGCTGTCATAGATGGAAGAGCGTTTGTCGTGAATAATATCGGTGGAAACGATTTCTTCGTTGCAATAGCCTAAAATCCCCTTCATATAGGTTTCGGAAGCTTTCTTGAATGCTGCATCGAGTTCTTCGATCGAAGTATCTTTTGTTGCACGGAAGGTTAAATCGACAACCGAACCGGTGGGGGTCGGTACGCGGAATGACATACCGGTCAGCTTGCCCTTTGTTGAAGGCAATACTTCGCCGACAGCTTTAGCAGCGCCGGTCGTAGACGGAATAATATTGATAGCAGCAGCCCGTCCGCCGCGCCAATCTTTCATCGAGACACCGTCAACGGTCTTCTGTGTTGCGGTATAAGAGTGGATCGTTGTCATCAATCCTGTTTCAATTCCGAAACCTTCTTTTAAGATGACATGGACGATGGGAGCCAAACAGTTGGTGGTGCAGCTCGCATTGGAAACAACGTGATGCTTTGCGGGGTCGTATTCGTTTTCGTTGACACCCATAACGATTGTCTTAATGGGCTTTGCGGCATCGGCACTCTTGCCGGGTGCGGAAATAATAACCTTCTTTGCACCTGCTTCCAAATGGCCGTAGGCTTTTTCGTTTGTGTACAAGCCGGTGCTTTCGATAACGAGATCGATGCCTAATTCTTTCCACGGAAGTTGAGCGGGAGTTAATCCCTTGCCGGAAACACATTTAATTTCGTGACCGTTAATCACCAGTACATCATCGCCTTTCGTACCGATTTCGGCATTCATCTTGCCCTGTACGGAATCATATTTAAGCTGATAGGCAAAATACTTTGCATCGGTTGAAAGATCGACAACCGCAACGACATCAAATTTATCCTTTCCAAGCAAATTCTGTTCAACCAATGCCTGGAACACGAGCCGACCGATTCTGCCGAATCCGTTAATAGCTACTTTCATATTTATCTCCTTAGCAAGAATTTCGAACACACTGAGCACGACCTATTAGACAATGCTGCGGCTGCGCTTTGTGTTCTATAAATCTTTTTTTAACTGTAAATAAAAAGAGTACGGTTGTCAATATCGTATAATTCAGGACAGCCGCACCGGATTCTTCTTTAATATAAAAGATATTTCTTGCGTATGTCGCTGAACTGCTTTGTCTCTTTTTCGATACGTGTAAAATAATCCTGTGCGGTTTGCGAAGGATTGGTGAGCTGTGTACAACCTGTTAATAAATGCAAACCGCAGTATTTTTTACCTGCATTGTTTATCGTAAACTTGTCGGGATAGAGGCGCTTGATTTCGTAGAACATGGCGATTGCCGTTTTAACAGGGGCAAAACTGCGGCGGTCGGTAACGGCGATCTGTACTCCTCCGCAGAGCTGCCCCGTATAGAGCGAAAGCGAGGGGGTAAAAAATGCGGGCAAAAAGCGCACTCCTTCCAAGCCTAATCGGTTCAGTGAATCGGCTAAACGGTACGCATCGATGTAGGGCGCCCCGAGGTACTGAAACGGCATTGTCGTTCCCCGCCCCACCGAAAGGTTGGTTCCTTCAAATAAACAGACGCCCGCATACACGAGTGCTGTCTGCGGCGATGGAATATTGGGAGACGGCGGTACCCATATTAGCGGCAGCTCGTCAAAGTAGGTTGTTCTGTTCCAACCTTCCATCGGGATTACCGTTAAATCACAGCGAATACCGTATTCGGTGTTGAAGAGCCGGGCAAGCTCCCCGACCGTCATACCGTGCCGCTGTACGATGGGGAAATATCCCGTAAAGGAACGGTATTCAAGTTCCAGCATATTTCCTTCGACAGTATCGCCGATTGGGTTCGGGCGGTCGAATACGACAAATTGTTTTTTATGCCGCGCACATTCTTCCATCGCATACGCCATGGTGGAAATATAGGTGTAGAAACGAGCGCCGGCATCTTGAATATCAAAGCAAAGTACGTCGATATCTTTTAACATCTCCGGCGTCGGCCGTTTGGTGTTTCCGTAAAGGCTGTATACCGGAAGTCCCGTTCGCGGGTCGGCGCTGTGCCCGATGGACGCCCCCTCCCGTTCGTTGCCCTGTATACCGTGTTCAGGTGAAAAAAGCGCCGTAAGCTGCGCCGACCGGCTTAACAGCACGGCTGAGGGCGTTCCCTCGGAATCGATACCGGTTTGGTTGGTAATTAACCCTACCCGCTTCCCTGCAAAAACGGCGCGGTACTCCGGCAGCCGCTCAATCCCCAATTTCAGCCGATTCTCTGCCGTAGCTTCTTGGCATACAATACAAAATAAAAAGAAGAATACCGCCGCCGTCTTCAGTTGGTGTAAATGGCATACAGACGTTTTC
Encoded proteins:
- the gap gene encoding type I glyceraldehyde-3-phosphate dehydrogenase, which produces MKVAINGFGRIGRLVFQALVEQNLLGKDKFDVVAVVDLSTDAKYFAYQLKYDSVQGKMNAEIGTKGDDVLVINGHEIKCVSGKGLTPAQLPWKELGIDLVIESTGLYTNEKAYGHLEAGAKKVIISAPGKSADAAKPIKTIVMGVNENEYDPAKHHVVSNASCTTNCLAPIVHVILKEGFGIETGLMTTIHSYTATQKTVDGVSMKDWRGGRAAAINIIPSTTGAAKAVGEVLPSTKGKLTGMSFRVPTPTGSVVDLTFRATKDTSIEELDAAFKKASETYMKGILGYCNEEIVSTDIIHDKRSSIYDSKATLQNNLPGEKRFFKVVSWYDNEWGYSNRVIDLLKFMNK
- a CDS encoding DUF1343 domain-containing protein; this encodes MKTSVCHLHQLKTAAVFFFLFCIVCQEATAENRLKLGIERLPEYRAVFAGKRVGLITNQTGIDSEGTPSAVLLSRSAQLTALFSPEHGIQGNEREGASIGHSADPRTGLPVYSLYGNTKRPTPEMLKDIDVLCFDIQDAGARFYTYISTMAYAMEECARHKKQFVVFDRPNPIGDTVEGNMLELEYRSFTGYFPIVQRHGMTVGELARLFNTEYGIRCDLTVIPMEGWNRTTYFDELPLIWVPPSPNIPSPQTALVYAGVCLFEGTNLSVGRGTTMPFQYLGAPYIDAYRLADSLNRLGLEGVRFLPAFFTPSLSLYTGQLCGGVQIAVTDRRSFAPVKTAIAMFYEIKRLYPDKFTINNAGKKYCGLHLLTGCTQLTNPSQTAQDYFTRIEKETKQFSDIRKKYLLY